From a region of the Actinomadura luzonensis genome:
- a CDS encoding CHRD domain-containing protein → MRRHLAAATLAAAAAATALVALPAPASASTAAGPAAAARVVLTGRQEVPGPGDRDGFGTFSYRVRGGKLCYVLTARRIAPAFAAHVHAGRRGVAGPIVVTLKAPAKGSASGCVKAVRHQNRRNAALVLTFRELRGIVRTPHRYYVNVHNAKFPKGAIRGQL, encoded by the coding sequence ATGCGCAGACACTTGGCAGCCGCCACCCTCGCCGCCGCTGCCGCCGCCACCGCCCTCGTCGCGCTCCCGGCGCCGGCGAGCGCGTCCACCGCCGCCGGCCCGGCCGCCGCGGCGCGGGTCGTGCTGACCGGCAGGCAGGAGGTCCCCGGGCCGGGCGACCGCGACGGCTTCGGCACGTTCTCCTACCGCGTCCGCGGCGGGAAGCTGTGCTACGTGCTCACCGCCCGCAGGATCGCGCCCGCCTTCGCGGCGCACGTCCACGCGGGCCGGCGGGGCGTGGCGGGGCCGATCGTCGTCACGCTCAAGGCGCCGGCGAAGGGCTCCGCCAGCGGGTGCGTCAAGGCCGTGCGGCACCAGAACCGCAGGAACGCCGCGCTCGTCCTCACCTTCCGCGAGCTGCGCGGCATCGTACGCACGCCGCACCGCTACTACGTGAACGTGCACAACGCGAAGTTCCCCAAGGGCGCCATCCGCGGCCAGCTCTGA
- a CDS encoding ClpX C4-type zinc finger protein → MPDWKDKLRCSFCHKGAADVNKLIAGPGVHICNECVELCTAILETERAASATEPRLPAWETMTDQQILDHLPKIAAVQAQVDDNLHDWVTQLRERNVSWERIGTALGMTRQSAWERFRSEG, encoded by the coding sequence ATGCCTGACTGGAAGGACAAACTCCGCTGTTCTTTCTGCCATAAGGGAGCCGCGGACGTGAACAAACTCATCGCCGGTCCCGGTGTTCACATTTGTAACGAATGTGTAGAACTGTGCACGGCGATTCTGGAAACCGAACGCGCCGCCTCCGCCACCGAGCCGCGGTTGCCCGCCTGGGAAACCATGACAGATCAACAAATACTCGACCATCTACCGAAAATCGCGGCCGTGCAGGCTCAGGTCGACGACAATCTGCACGACTGGGTGACACAACTGCGCGAGCGGAACGTGAGCTGGGAACGCATCGGGACCGCCCTGGGCATGACCCGCCAGTCGGCGTGGGAACGATTCAGATCCGAGGGGTAA